The genomic segment GGTGTTGTATTGTCCGTCGCGAGGGCGTCCCGTGTCTGCAAAACCCGACGAGATTTCCGTCGAACAGCGTCAGATCATCTTCAAGGCGCTGGTCGAAGCCCAGGACGGCGGGCTGAGTGTGACGGCGTCGCGGACCGCCGTGGCCCGTCAGTTTTCGGTCACCGAGGACCAGGTGAAGCAGATCGAGCGCGAGGGGTCGGACAACCAGTGGCCGCCGCTCTGAGCCCCGGGAAATTCTCGGGCCGGCAAGAATCTTCGCAGAATCCTAGAGCGGGTGGGCGGTCGTCCTGCTAGAGTTTACCACAATCGGCGGGACGTCATCCCGTCGGTCGACGCCGAACGCTCGTTGCTCCCGTCCGAACTGACAGGTGTCACCGGCAGAGATCCCCTCTGCCCGTTCGTCCGTCCACCCGCCCGCCGGTCCGGTGCGGGAAGTTGATTCATCAGTGCGGCCGGGACCGGGCCGCGGGAGTTCGTCGTGGGCAAGAAGTTGTACGTCGGGAACCTGAGCTGGGGGGTCACCGACGCCCAGCTGCAGGACATGTTCACCCCGTACGGATCGGTCGTGTCGGCCCAGGTCATTATGGACCGCGACACCGGCCGCTCGAAGGGGTTCGGGTTCGTCGAGATGGGCTCGGATCAAGAAGCCCAGGCGGCCATCACCGGGATGCACGGCCAGGTCGTTGAGGGCCGCCCGCTGACGGTGAACGAGGCCCGGCCCAAAGAGGGCGGCGGCGGCGGCGGCGGCCGTGGGGGTGGTGGCGGCGGGTACGGCGGCGGCCGTGGGGGTGGCGGCGGCGGGTACGGTGGCGGCGGTGGTGGGTACGGCGGTGGCGGTGGCGGCGGCGGGCGCCGGTATTGATGAATTCCGAGCCGCGGAATAAAGTACTGCCTTAAAATACCAACCGGGGCGGCCACACGTTCGCCCCGGTATCATCGCCCGACGTTCGTTTTCCGGGCGGGACCGGGGCGGCGACTCGCCCGCCCCATCCTGATCTTGACTCTAGCCAGGATACGCGATTGCAAACGTTGTCAACATCCAACCTCCCCACCCGTCCCGAAGAAACTGGCAAAGCAGCGGCCGCCCTGCCGGCCCCCCAATATAGCCTCCGCCGGCGCGTGATCGCGTGGGCCGGAACGTTCATCGGGGTGACCGTCCCGCTCGCCGGTCTGATCGTCGCGATCGTGCTGACCTGGGGCTGGGGGTTCACCTGGGTCGATTTCGGGCTGCTGGTCGGGATGTACCTGCTCACGATGAGCGGCGTCACCATCGGCTTCCACCGGCTGTTCACCCACCGCTCGTTCCAGACCTTCAAGCCGATCCAGGTCGTTCTGGGCGCGCTCGGGTCGATGTCCTTCCAGGGGCCGCTCCTCGACTGGGTCGGCCGGCACCGGCTGCACCACCAGCACAGCGACCACGAGGGCGACCCGCACTCGCCGTACCCGCACGGGCCGGGCCTGTGGGGGCTGTTCCGCGGGTTCTGGCACTCGCACATCGGCTGGGCGTTCGCCCCGATGCCCGACGGGCTCGACCGCTACGCCGGCGACCTCCGGCGCGACAAGCTGATCCTGTGGGTGAGCAACCTCTTCCCGCTCTGGGCGTTCCTGGGCGTCTTCATCCCCGCGGCGATCGGCTACGCGTTCGGCGGCTGGACGGGCGCGCTGACCGGCTTCCTGTGGGGCGGGCTGGTCCGCATTCTGCTCGGCCACCACGCGACGTGGTGCGTGAACTCCGTCTGCCACCTCTGGGGCAAGAAGCCGTACAACGCGAACGACGAGAGCCGCAACAACCTGTTCGTCGGGATCATCGCACTGGGCGAGGGGTGGCACAACAACCACCACGCCTTCCCGTCGTCGGCGCGGCACGGGCTCCGGTGGTGGCAAATCGACTGGAGCTACATCGTCATCCGCCTGATGGTACTGTGCGGGCTCGCGTGGAAGGTCCGCCTCCCCACGCCGCACGAACTGAACATGCGCGGCGAGACCCAAGCCCCGCTCGAGCCGGCCGCCGGCTGAGGCCAGGCTGAAGCGTAAACGCGTGCGGCCCGACGGCAAACCGTCGGGCCGCACGCGTTTACCACTCGCACGTCGTTGTGGGTACACTCGGTGCCGCGGTCACTTCTTCTGGGTCGTAGGCCGGTCGTAATCGTTATTTTTGCCGCGCTCGCCCCGACCGCCGCAACCAAGGGACGCCGCACACAGCACGAGAAGCAACGCGAGGAGGGTTCGGCGCACGCTGACCACCTTGAGGGTACGGAGCTGTGAATGGGACATCGAGTATCCGGAAACGAGCGGAGGGCCGGCCGCTGAAGCGGCCGACCCTCCGTTCATCCCCTGTTTGAACAGAGGGTTGCCCGTCGAGACGGGCAGCAAAATTACTTGGCCTTGGTGCCGCCGGTGGTGGCGCTGCCGCCGCCGCAGCCGACGACGGAGACGACGGACAGGGCGAGAACCAGAGCGACGATGATCCGCTTCATGAGGAGCTCCTGAAAATTGGCCCGTGAGGGCACGGTGATGCAACAGATTGGGTCCCACGGTCCCCGGACAATCCGGGACGCGGCCTTCTGTTTTTCGAGCGAATTCGGGAGAAACAGACTCCGAATGACAACCGGCGTCCGCTTCTCCGTTTCGCCCACGACCACATAGATACGAACCGGAACAGGTTATTCCCAAATAATTCCCGATTCGCAATTTTTCTCCCTATCGTGACACCCGGTGACCACGGCCGGCGTTTCCTGCACGAGCACAAGGCCCGGCCGGCGAAGAGAAATTGGGGAATAAACTGCCCGGTCCGGGTTCGTGAGAATGAGGGACTGCCATGCCTTCCGGTGGGCTGCCGCAACTGATCGATGCCCATTACGAGGCCCTTTACCGGTACGCCTACCGGCTGAGCGGCGCGGCGGCCGACGCGGAAGATTTGACGCAGGAGGCGTTCGGCAAGGCGCTCGCACGTCTGCCCCAGCTCCGCGAGCCGGAGCGTGCCAAAGCCTGGCTGTTCCGCATCCTGCGGAACCTGTATCTGCACAAGGTGCGCGACCAGAAGCGGCACAAGGTGGTGCCCCTCGACGCGGTCGGGGACCTGGCGGGGCGCTGCGACGCGGCCGAAATGCCGGAGATCGATCCGGCCAAGCTCCAGCAGGCGCTGAACGAACTGGATGAAGCGTTCCGAACGCCCATCATTCTGTTCTATTTTGAAGAGTTCAGTTATCGCGACATTGCCGAGCAGATGGAGCTGCCGATCGGAACCGTCATGTCGCGATTGGCACGGGCCAAGGCGTACCTGCGAAGCCGCCTGGCCCCACACGACCCGGACGGGAGCGGCCCTCTCCCCGAAGCCGCCGCAACCGGCCCGAAGAAGGTGTCTGATGGATTGCCGTGACGCACAATTTTACCTCCGCCTCCGCCGCCACGCGGCCGACGAACTCGGCGCGGACGTGACGGCACCGCTCGACGCCCACCTGGCCGGGTGCCCGGCGTGCGCCGCCGACGGCCGCGCCGCCGCGTCGTTCGACCGCGTCATGGCGTCCGCGATGCGCGCCGTCCCGGTGCCGGCCGACCTGCACGACCGCATCGTCCGGCACATCGCGAGCAAGCAGGGCGCGATCCTCCGCCGCCGCGCTATCGCGGCGGCGCTCTGGCCGCCGCGGCGGTCCTCGTCGCCTGCATCGGCTTGGGGGTGTTCTCGGGCCTCCGACCGAGCGTGAACACCGAAGCACTCGTGGAGGACTGCGACGCACAACTGAACGATCCGCAAGGGTACACGCAGAAGTGGCTCGCGGACCAGAAACTGCCCGACCGGCTCCCCAAGGACTTCGATTACCGGCTCGCCTCGTGTCGCATTGAGAAGCTTAACGGCTGGGACGTGCCGGTCGTGCAGTTCCGGGCCCCCGAGGGGAACGGCTTTGCGAAGGTGTACATCATCCGCGAGGACGGCCGATTCGACCTGAAGGGGCTGTCGAACGCACAAGCGTCGCACACAACCGCCCTTGTCGAGACCGGTCAGGGTCCGTTCCGCGGCGTCACATATGTATACGTGTATACCGGCGGTCCCGGCGGCCTCGACCAGTTCCTCAAGGGACGTAACGGCCGAGTCGATGGGGCATAGTTGTCACATCCGTCCGCCCCGCAACGGAGCCGCCCCGAACATTGTTCGGGGCGGCTCCGTTGCGGGGGCTATAATTCCCGTATCCCCCCATCGCCCGATCCGAGACACGTCATGAACATCGAATTGAAATACTGCTCTCTCTGAGGGTACGAACAGAAGGCCGTCGGTCTGGCGGCCAAGCTCCTCACCGGCTTCAAGCAGAAGATCAAGACCCTCACCCTCGTCCCGGCCGGCGGCGGGTGCTTCGAGGTGACCGTGGAGGGCGACCTCCTCTTCTCGAAGCTCAAGACGGGAACGTTCCCCGACGAACAGTTCATCGTCCAGGGCGTGACGGACCGGTTGAAGAGGTGATTCGGACGCGAACCCAGGAAAGAAGAGAATCGGCCCGAGCAACCGGGCTCGTTACAATCTGCTGAACCTCATGGCGTTGCGAAAACGCCTCGAGACGAGGTGATGGTGTCCCGAAACTCGTTCGGGCACTTTTTTCACTTCGCCCAAGAATCGCCTACCACTCCAAGCATGAGTGCAGGTATACTCCTCTTCGCAATTTTTCATGCAAGAGGACCTTGCCGTGAAATCTCTCCCGATTTGCGGTCTCATTTTTCTGGCGTTCGTGGTGGGACTGTTCGCGGGCCGCAGCGCGCCCGGCGCGCGCCGCGAACCCACCGCCCCCCGACAACTCCCCGCCGAGGCGGTTCCCACGGAAATCCGCCTCTCCGTCCCCGCCGAGGCTAACGGCACGCAGCGAAAGGTCAAAAAGCTCCGCGTCCGCTCCAGCGACACCGAGCGCCCCGAAAACCTGTGGGTCGTGTATCTCGTCGTGGACGGCAAAGCCTATGGCCACGTCTGCGAGGCCACACAGGAAAGTGAATAGGTGTCTCCGCGATCGGGCCACTGGTGCTCGTTTCGCCAGCGGACTCGCATTCCCCCCTA from the Frigoriglobus tundricola genome contains:
- a CDS encoding RNA recognition motif domain-containing protein, whose product is MGKKLYVGNLSWGVTDAQLQDMFTPYGSVVSAQVIMDRDTGRSKGFGFVEMGSDQEAQAAITGMHGQVVEGRPLTVNEARPKEGGGGGGGRGGGGGGYGGGRGGGGGGYGGGGGGYGGGGGGGGRRY
- a CDS encoding RNA polymerase sigma factor codes for the protein MPSGGLPQLIDAHYEALYRYAYRLSGAAADAEDLTQEAFGKALARLPQLREPERAKAWLFRILRNLYLHKVRDQKRHKVVPLDAVGDLAGRCDAAEMPEIDPAKLQQALNELDEAFRTPIILFYFEEFSYRDIAEQMELPIGTVMSRLARAKAYLRSRLAPHDPDGSGPLPEAAATGPKKVSDGLP
- a CDS encoding acyl-CoA desaturase, giving the protein MSTSNLPTRPEETGKAAAALPAPQYSLRRRVIAWAGTFIGVTVPLAGLIVAIVLTWGWGFTWVDFGLLVGMYLLTMSGVTIGFHRLFTHRSFQTFKPIQVVLGALGSMSFQGPLLDWVGRHRLHHQHSDHEGDPHSPYPHGPGLWGLFRGFWHSHIGWAFAPMPDGLDRYAGDLRRDKLILWVSNLFPLWAFLGVFIPAAIGYAFGGWTGALTGFLWGGLVRILLGHHATWCVNSVCHLWGKKPYNANDESRNNLFVGIIALGEGWHNNHHAFPSSARHGLRWWQIDWSYIVIRLMVLCGLAWKVRLPTPHELNMRGETQAPLEPAAG